The Coccidioides posadasii str. Silveira chromosome 3, complete sequence genome contains a region encoding:
- the LAP1_2 gene encoding Leucine aminopeptidase 1 (SECRETED:SignalP(1-19)~EggNog:ENOG410PGV8~COG:E~MEROPS:MER0032443) has protein sequence MKSLSLLALAAIAPPAAVAAVVDHQVPFENRPVQGLPEKFLIQLGPEQTRWVTEDEKWALKMEGVNFFDITAEPDRGFSVKSHERIQVSFPSEVKHQTELAPLLEQLSKDNMRQNLVHFTSFHTRYYKSETGVQSATWLFEQVEEAIQDSGAAQHAVKVERFEHSWGQFSIIATIPGRTNKTVVIGAHQDSINLFLPSILPAPGADDDGSGTVTILEAFRVLLQSEAVQQGNAANTIEFHWYSAEEAGLLGSQAIFSDYSKTGRDIKAMLQQDMTGYVEGTTKAGEVESVGVITDFVDPGLTEFIKRVITGYCTIPFVLTQCGYACSDHASASRYGYPSAFVIESEFKRSNQRIHTTGDTVDLLSFDHMLQHARMTLAFAYELAFAEL, from the exons ATGAAGTCGCTCTCCCTACTGGCGCTCGCCGCCATCGCTCCTCCAGCGGCTGTGGCTGCTGTAGTAGACCACCAAGTTCCCTTTGAGAACAGGCCCGTGCAAGGGCTTCCAGAGAAATTCTTAATCCAGCTCGGACCCGAACAGACAAGATGGGTGACAGAAGACGAGAAATGGGCCTTGAAAATG GAAGGAGTAAACTTTTTTGACATCACGGCCGAGCCAGACAGAGGGTTCTCTGTTAAGAGCCACGAGCGTATCCAAGTTAGCTTTCCATCGGAAGTCAAACACCAAACGGAACTGGCGCCTCTGCTAGAGCAACTGTCCAAGGATAATATGCGCCAGAACCTTGTTCACTTTACCTCTTTCCATACCAGATACTACAAGTCGGAAACTGGTGTTCAGTCGGCAACTTGGCTGTTTGAACAGGTGGAGGAGGCCATCCAGGATTCTGGCGCTGCTCAACACGCTGTCAAAGTCGAAAGGTTTGAGCACTCATGGGGCCAATTCAGTATTATTGCAACTATCCCAGGAAGGACGAATAAGACTGTGGTCATCGGCGCTCACCAGGACAGTATCAATCTGTTCCTGCCATCGATCCTTCCCGCGCCTGGTGCAGACGATGATGGTAGTGGAACTGTGACTATCCTCGAGGCGTTCCGTGTTCTGTTGCAGTCAGAGGCGGTTCAGCAGGGCAACGCTGCCAACACCATTGAGTTCCACTGGTACTCCGCTGAGGAAGCTGGCCTTCTTGGCTCCCAGGCAATATTCTCGGACTACAGTAAGACTGGCAGAGACATTAAGGCCATGCTGCAACAGGATATGACTGGTTATGTCGAGGGCACAACTAAAGCTGGTGAGGTAGAGTCCGTAGGTGTTATCACCGATTTTGTCGACCCAGGTTTGACAGAGTTCATCAAACGTGTCATTACAGGG TACTGTACCATTCCGTTCGTCTTGACACAGTGTGGTTATGCCTGTTCGGACCACGCTTCGGCCAGCCGATATGGATACCCGTCAGCATTCGTCATTGAGTCAGAATTTAAGCGCTCCAACCAGCGGATCCACACAACGGGAGACACTGTTGATCTTTTGAGCTTTGACCACATGCTACAGCATGCAAGAATGACGCTTGCTTTCGCGTATGAGCTTGCATTTGCAGAGCTGTAG